Proteins encoded together in one Macadamia integrifolia cultivar HAES 741 unplaced genomic scaffold, SCU_Mint_v3 scaffold1489, whole genome shotgun sequence window:
- the LOC122063876 gene encoding transcription termination factor MTERF15, mitochondrial-like, with amino-acid sequence MFSFLFKRVPIGRTVRDPTTQLGFLQNPSSSLKYISSKPSTVQNPFVFSYLVSSCGFSPAAAISASKKICFESSDRPDSVLALFRNHEFTEAQISSLIRKCPSLLVASPTKTLLPKLEFYHLLGVSSPNIAKMGPRFFYSSLENKIIPAFNFFNSVVGNVEDVVIGLRRQPRLIDYLHNVAQNIAILREKGVPESNIVSSLMDFPSTMTPKNDRFEQIVENIQLMGFDPSKYLFIVALHGLASMNKSTWKQKFDAYRRWGFSDNEILTAFRRYPWFMTLSEKKIMSHMDFFVNKMGCELAVIIKCPQLLGLSLEKRILPRCSVFRVLRLKGLVKEDLKIGRLLIKSEKLFLEKFMTKYEKEVPQLLDLYKGNISLGGLGYGTEEFWKEPPVKCLNV; translated from the coding sequence atgtttagtttccttttcaaaAGAGTCCCAATCGGGAGAACCGTAAGAGATCCAACTACCCAACTGGGTTTTCTGCAAAACCCTTCTTCATCTCTCAAATACATCTCCTCAAAACCCTCAACAGTTCAGAACCCTTTCGTTTTCTCTTATCTCGTCAGCTCATGTGGGTTCTCACCCGCAGCTGCCATCTCTGCATCCAAGAAGATTTGTTTTGAATCCTCTGATAGACCAGACTCTGTTCTTGCCCTCTTCAGAAACCATGAATTCACCGAAGCCCAAATTTCCAGTCTCATTAGAAAGTGTCCATCATTGCTTGTTGCCAGTCCTACAAAGACCCTTCTCCCTAAACTTGAGTTCTATCATTTGTTGGGCGTTTCGAGCCCTAACATCGCCAAAATGGGTCCAAGATTTTTTTACTCTAGCTTAGAGAACAAAATCATCcctgcttttaatttcttcaaCAGTGTAGTTGGGAATGTGGAGGATGTTGTTATTGGCCTAAGACGTCAACCTCGTCTCATCGATTATTTACATAATGTGGCTCAAAATATTGCAATCTTAAGAGAAAAGGGAGTACCGGAGTCTAATATCGTGAGTTCACTGATGGACTTTCCCAGCACAATGACACCTAAAAATGACCGGTTCGAACAGATAGTTGAGAATATTCAGCTAATGGGTTTCGACCCTTCAAAATACTTGTTTATTGTTGCTCTCCATGGGTTAGCATCCATGAACAAATCGACATGGAAGCAGAAATTTGATGCTTATCGAAGGTGGGGCTTTTCTGATAATGAGATTCTCACAGCATTTAGGAGGTACCCTTGGTTTATGACACTTTCTGAGAAGAAGATAATGAGCCATATGGATTTCTTTGTTAACAAAATGGGTTGCGAACTGGCAGTTATCATCAAGTGCCCGCAACTTCTAGGGCTTAGCTTGGAGAAGAGGATTCTTCCAAGGTGTTCAGTTTTTCGAGTATTGAGGTTGAAAGGCCTAGTGAAGGAAGATCTTAAAATAGGACGTCTTTTGATAAAAAGTGAGAAGCTTTTCCTGGAGAAGTTTATGACCAAATATGAGAAAGAAGTTCCTCAACTCTTGGACCTATACAAAGGGAATATTAGTCTGGGAGGACTAGGATATGGAACTGAGGAATTTTGGAAAGAACCTCCTGTAAAATGCTTAAATGTTTGA